In Balneolales bacterium ANBcel1, one genomic interval encodes:
- a CDS encoding DUF3524 domain-containing protein, whose translation MNILLVEPFLGGSHRAFIDGFSTHSRHNVYSVTMRGTHWKWRMSGGGVTLAEKTEAISEPIDLVLASSMTNLPAFIALTNPRFAHVPIVLYMHENQLTQPVPGSEERDLTYCYINYLSVLAADYVFFNSEFHKRDFLDALPGFLARFPDYQQSESIAKVAAKADRLYPGLDLKVFDSAVRQRTNRPHNQRPVIVWNQRWSFDKDPDKFFRVIDKLDDAECSFDLILAGDHEHDQSGRFEEAWKRYGSRILHYGYVENSEQYGNLLQKGDFVVSTAMHEFFCTAIMEAVYCGCHPVMPRNLTYPELIPKSLQEPLLHGPVFFEDETDLFRKMKRLLDGTHKKLPLPTLQAVNRHLDWSVIIHEYDDRLEAIKKDYPRRQGEP comes from the coding sequence ATGAATATCCTTTTGGTCGAACCGTTTTTGGGTGGATCTCACCGGGCGTTTATTGACGGTTTCAGCACCCACTCCCGTCACAACGTCTATTCTGTGACCATGAGAGGGACCCACTGGAAATGGCGGATGAGCGGTGGCGGAGTTACCCTGGCGGAGAAGACCGAGGCGATTTCCGAACCCATCGACCTGGTTCTGGCCAGCAGCATGACCAACCTCCCCGCTTTTATCGCACTGACCAACCCCCGGTTTGCCCATGTGCCGATAGTTCTCTACATGCATGAGAATCAGCTCACCCAACCGGTCCCGGGGTCCGAGGAGCGGGATTTAACCTATTGCTATATCAATTACCTGAGCGTTTTGGCGGCCGATTACGTGTTCTTCAACTCGGAATTCCACAAGCGGGATTTTCTCGATGCGCTGCCCGGTTTCCTGGCCCGGTTCCCGGATTATCAGCAGTCCGAGTCCATTGCGAAAGTCGCGGCCAAGGCGGATCGGCTGTACCCCGGCCTGGATCTCAAGGTTTTTGACTCCGCTGTGCGGCAGCGTACCAATCGTCCGCACAATCAGCGGCCTGTTATCGTCTGGAATCAGCGCTGGTCATTTGACAAAGATCCAGACAAGTTTTTCCGCGTCATCGACAAACTGGATGACGCAGAGTGTTCGTTTGACCTGATCCTGGCCGGCGATCATGAACATGACCAGAGCGGCAGATTTGAAGAGGCCTGGAAACGGTATGGCAGCCGGATTCTTCACTACGGATATGTGGAAAACAGCGAGCAGTACGGCAACCTGCTCCAGAAAGGAGACTTTGTGGTCTCCACCGCCATGCATGAATTTTTCTGCACCGCAATCATGGAGGCCGTTTACTGCGGATGCCATCCGGTCATGCCCAGGAACTTGACCTATCCCGAACTGATCCCCAAATCGCTGCAGGAACCCCTCTTGCACGGACCGGTTTTTTTTGAGGATGAAACCGATCTGTTCCGAAAGATGAAACGGTTACTGGACGGGACCCACAAGAAACTGCCCCTGCCGACACTGCAGGCCGTCAACCGCCACCTCGACTGGAGCGTGATCATACATGAGTATGACGATCGCCTGGAAGCGATTAAAAAGGACTATCCTCGTCGTCAGGGGGAGCCGTAA
- the dnaB gene encoding replicative DNA helicase has translation MANSSHTKDKNRKPDSNSLLEAQGRIPPQAVEIEEAILGSMLIEEQAASTALEILQVDDFYKPAHRHIFEVLTKLFERNNPLDILTVENELRDRDLLETVGGSGYLSDLTRAVSSAANIEYHCQIVAEKALKRNLILSCSDIIQDAYDSASDSFEVLDQAEQRIYEITNARARGGGQALGEILKNTLSYLEEIRGKKLGITGVPTGLDVDHLTAGWQRGDLIIVAARPSMGKTAFTLTVARNASLNQDPEKRAPVALFSLEMSDQALVQRLLTMEARVDAQKARTGKLDDTEFKQLIEGAGRLHTAPIFIDDTPSISIMEMRSKCRRLKNEHDIGLVVVDYLQLMTGQHNDRQNREQEIAGISRGLKALAKELDVPVIALSQLSRAVEQRGGDKRPQLSDLRESGSIEQDADVVCFLYRPEYYKITTDEQGNSTEGVAELIVGKQRNGPVGTVNLHFVKNYARFENLSRTYDDVPYLDSGDGAAHDALPDKAGSQDKNIEKRAKKTGFTAPPDDEDSPF, from the coding sequence ATGGCCAACAGTTCGCACACCAAAGATAAAAACAGAAAGCCCGATTCAAATTCACTCCTTGAAGCGCAAGGACGAATTCCGCCACAGGCCGTTGAAATCGAAGAAGCCATTTTGGGCAGCATGCTCATTGAAGAGCAGGCCGCTTCCACCGCCCTGGAAATTCTTCAGGTGGATGATTTCTACAAGCCCGCCCACCGGCATATTTTTGAAGTGCTGACAAAGCTGTTTGAGCGAAATAACCCGCTGGATATTTTGACGGTTGAAAACGAACTCCGCGACCGTGACCTACTCGAGACCGTTGGTGGCAGCGGATATCTCTCCGATCTGACCCGGGCGGTCAGCTCAGCGGCAAATATCGAATATCATTGTCAGATTGTCGCGGAGAAGGCACTCAAGCGCAACCTTATACTTAGTTGCTCGGATATTATTCAGGATGCCTACGACTCGGCCAGCGATTCGTTCGAAGTGCTGGACCAGGCCGAACAGCGTATCTACGAAATTACCAATGCCAGAGCCCGTGGCGGCGGCCAGGCTTTGGGCGAAATCCTGAAAAACACCCTCTCCTATCTGGAAGAGATCCGGGGCAAAAAACTGGGCATCACTGGTGTGCCTACTGGCCTTGACGTGGACCACCTCACCGCCGGCTGGCAGCGGGGGGATCTGATTATTGTCGCCGCCCGGCCTTCCATGGGAAAAACGGCATTTACACTAACAGTAGCCAGGAACGCGTCCCTGAATCAGGATCCAGAGAAACGGGCACCGGTTGCGCTCTTCAGTCTGGAGATGTCCGACCAGGCTCTGGTGCAGAGACTGCTGACGATGGAGGCGCGGGTGGATGCGCAGAAAGCCCGTACCGGCAAACTGGACGACACCGAATTTAAACAGCTCATCGAAGGGGCCGGCAGACTGCACACCGCCCCCATTTTTATTGATGATACCCCCTCTATCAGCATCATGGAGATGCGTTCCAAATGCCGGAGGCTTAAGAACGAACACGACATTGGCCTGGTTGTAGTGGATTATCTTCAGTTGATGACAGGACAGCATAACGACCGGCAGAACCGGGAACAGGAAATTGCCGGTATCTCACGTGGACTCAAGGCCCTGGCCAAAGAGCTTGATGTCCCGGTTATTGCCCTTTCCCAGTTGAGCCGGGCCGTTGAACAGCGGGGAGGTGACAAGCGGCCGCAGCTTAGTGACCTTCGTGAGTCAGGGTCCATTGAGCAGGACGCCGACGTAGTCTGCTTCCTCTACCGTCCCGAGTACTACAAGATAACCACCGACGAGCAGGGCAATTCGACCGAAGGGGTTGCCGAGCTTATTGTGGGCAAGCAGCGAAACGGACCTGTTGGAACTGTGAATCTTCATTTTGTCAAGAACTACGCCCGCTTTGAAAACCTCTCCCGGACCTATGACGATGTGCCCTATCTGGATTCCGGCGACGGAGCAGCGCATGACGCACTACCTGACAAGGCCGGCTCACAGGATAAAAACATCGAAAAGCGCGCGAAAAAAACCGGCTTTACGGCTCCCCCTGACGACGAGGATAGTCCTTTTTAA
- a CDS encoding uracil-DNA glycosylase — translation MAEDEQHRIINSIREYLKLEQEVYGPFQVPEPAPAPQKEEAMAVSDENIWAESSESVQDAAEPLSANSLDELRAICEKSDELRTDLAGTNLVFGTGNPGADIMFIGEAPGAQEDKQGEPFVGRAGQLLNKILAAIHFNREDVYIANILKHRPPNNRDPLPEERLRSLPYLYRQIDLIDPRWIVCLGRVSAQTLLETTEPMKTLRGRFHPFRNNFELMVTFHPAALLRNPAWKRDTWEDMKMLRRSYDELTGNRDSQSGVSDAR, via the coding sequence ATGGCAGAAGACGAGCAACATCGAATTATCAACTCCATACGTGAGTATCTGAAACTGGAACAGGAAGTGTACGGCCCGTTCCAGGTCCCGGAACCCGCTCCCGCTCCTCAGAAGGAAGAAGCCATGGCAGTATCCGATGAGAACATCTGGGCGGAAAGCTCCGAGTCGGTGCAAGATGCAGCGGAACCGCTGTCGGCCAACAGTCTTGACGAACTGCGCGCAATTTGCGAGAAATCTGATGAACTGCGCACCGATCTGGCCGGCACCAACCTTGTGTTCGGCACAGGCAATCCGGGCGCCGACATCATGTTTATCGGGGAAGCTCCCGGAGCACAGGAGGACAAGCAGGGTGAGCCGTTTGTAGGCCGAGCCGGACAGCTTCTGAACAAAATCCTGGCCGCCATCCATTTCAACCGGGAGGATGTCTATATCGCCAACATCCTAAAGCACAGGCCTCCCAACAACCGGGATCCCCTGCCCGAAGAGCGGCTCCGTAGCCTTCCCTACCTCTACCGACAGATCGACCTGATCGACCCCCGCTGGATCGTCTGTCTCGGCAGGGTTTCCGCCCAAACCCTGCTGGAAACCACCGAGCCCATGAAAACGCTCCGTGGCCGGTTTCATCCCTTCCGGAATAATTTCGAGCTGATGGTAACCTTTCATCCGGCGGCGCTGCTCCGAAATCCCGCGTGGAAACGGGATACCTGGGAGGATATGAAAATGCTGCGCAGAAGCTATGATGAATTGACAGGAAACCGGGATAGTCAGTCCGGTGTATCCGACGCCAGATAG
- the mtaB gene encoding tRNA (N(6)-L-threonylcarbamoyladenosine(37)-C(2))-methylthiotransferase MtaB yields the protein MSTRSVAFHTLGCKLNFAETSTLKRQFSGGAFEIASFQSKADVYVVNTCSVTSDANRDCRKAVRQARRRNPEAFIVVTGCYAQLEPDEIAAIDGVDLVVGARDKFDIMELAGNFEKPDETIIHRTDVNEAADFHHAFSSNDRTRAFLKVQDGCDYKCSFCTIPLARGKSRSPSVAQVVQQARSVIADGYREIVLTGVNVGDFGRYGTESFLDLLKALDPLPGLERIRISSIEPNLLTDDIILFAADSRTVQPHFHIPLQSGSDTMLDLMKRRYRTGNYRSRVETILRHMPDACIGVDVITGHPGETDSLFDETFRFIDALDVGYLHVFTYSERPNTHALDLDGSVAKEVRKARTHKLRRLSDKKRFDFDHRNLGMVRPVLFEQEVSEGSIFGWSDNYIRVAVPYDNALVNRIVYCRLDGRPPSGAVTAVVTSTDRAAV from the coding sequence ATGTCCACCCGATCGGTTGCATTTCATACCCTCGGCTGTAAATTGAATTTTGCTGAAACTTCCACCCTGAAGCGGCAGTTTAGCGGCGGTGCGTTTGAAATAGCCTCGTTTCAAAGCAAAGCCGATGTTTATGTAGTCAACACCTGTTCGGTTACCAGTGATGCGAACCGCGATTGTCGCAAAGCCGTGCGGCAAGCCCGACGAAGAAACCCGGAGGCGTTCATTGTCGTCACCGGATGCTATGCCCAGCTGGAACCCGATGAGATAGCGGCTATCGATGGCGTGGACCTGGTCGTTGGCGCCAGAGACAAATTTGATATCATGGAACTGGCGGGCAACTTCGAGAAACCTGACGAAACCATTATCCATCGCACGGATGTCAACGAAGCCGCCGATTTCCATCACGCTTTCTCATCCAATGACCGAACCCGCGCTTTCCTGAAAGTTCAGGACGGATGCGACTACAAATGCAGTTTTTGCACCATACCTCTGGCAAGGGGCAAGAGTCGCAGCCCCTCGGTTGCCCAGGTGGTGCAACAGGCCCGAAGTGTTATAGCCGACGGCTATCGTGAGATTGTGCTCACAGGAGTGAATGTCGGTGATTTCGGCCGTTATGGTACGGAGTCTTTTCTGGATTTGCTCAAAGCCCTGGATCCCCTTCCCGGTCTGGAACGCATCCGTATCTCTTCCATTGAGCCGAACCTGCTTACCGACGACATCATCCTCTTTGCCGCAGATTCCCGTACGGTACAGCCCCATTTTCATATTCCGCTTCAAAGCGGATCCGATACCATGCTGGATCTGATGAAGCGGCGGTATCGCACCGGAAACTACCGCAGCCGTGTGGAAACCATACTCAGGCACATGCCCGACGCATGCATCGGTGTGGATGTGATTACCGGCCATCCGGGGGAAACCGATTCGTTGTTTGATGAGACCTTCCGGTTTATTGACGCTCTCGATGTCGGATATCTCCATGTTTTTACCTATTCGGAGCGGCCCAATACCCATGCTCTCGATCTTGACGGATCCGTTGCCAAAGAGGTCCGCAAGGCACGCACGCACAAACTGCGGCGGCTTTCTGATAAAAAACGATTTGATTTCGATCACCGCAACCTTGGCATGGTAAGGCCGGTGCTTTTTGAACAGGAGGTCTCCGAAGGCAGCATATTTGGGTGGTCCGACAACTACATCCGCGTAGCCGTTCCATATGACAACGCTCTGGTAAACCGCATTGTTTACTGCCGCCTGGATGGGCGTCCTCCTTCCGGCGCAGTCACGGCAGTCGTCACCTCTACCGACCGGGCCGCGGTCTGA
- the nuoH gene encoding NADH-quinone oxidoreductase subunit NuoH, protein MDPLLFSTLVMLAVVLLFLMPSAAVAVYAERRVSAFIQNRYGPNRVGPLGLFQPFADVIKLFLKEDIVPTQANRFLYTLAPMIPVSTAIITVAVIPFSEHVYITDLNVGVLFLLAVASLSVYGVTLAGWASNSKYSLLGGLRAAAQMISYELPMGVALASVILFAGSLSVVDIVASQETWWNIFLNPIGFVIFTVAAFAEANRAPFDLVEAEQELVGGFHTEYSSMKFGTFFLAEYMHVVIASMLITTFFFGGYHLPFAGYWLPEMGVVAKSILDIHVFLIKVVFWAFVFIWVRWTLPRFKFNQLMRLGWTKMLPLAILNFAVIAIILYYIG, encoded by the coding sequence ATGGATCCTCTACTTTTTTCTACCCTGGTCATGCTGGCAGTAGTCCTGCTGTTTCTGATGCCTTCGGCGGCTGTAGCCGTTTATGCCGAACGCCGTGTATCGGCATTCATCCAAAACCGGTACGGCCCCAATCGTGTTGGTCCGCTGGGCTTGTTTCAGCCTTTTGCCGATGTGATCAAGCTTTTTCTGAAAGAGGATATCGTACCGACACAGGCCAACCGTTTTCTGTACACCCTGGCACCGATGATCCCGGTAAGCACAGCCATTATTACCGTTGCCGTCATACCATTCAGCGAACATGTGTACATCACGGATTTGAATGTCGGTGTACTGTTCCTACTTGCGGTGGCGTCGCTTTCCGTCTATGGGGTAACGTTGGCGGGATGGGCGTCCAACAGCAAATATTCGCTGCTGGGCGGCTTGCGAGCTGCGGCGCAGATGATCAGCTACGAGCTGCCCATGGGGGTGGCCCTGGCTTCGGTAATCCTGTTCGCCGGATCGCTGAGTGTTGTGGATATTGTCGCTTCGCAGGAAACATGGTGGAATATCTTCCTGAACCCGATCGGATTTGTCATTTTTACCGTAGCCGCGTTCGCCGAAGCCAACCGCGCTCCGTTTGACCTGGTGGAAGCGGAACAGGAATTGGTCGGCGGTTTTCACACCGAGTACAGTTCCATGAAGTTCGGTACGTTTTTCCTGGCGGAATATATGCATGTCGTGATCGCCAGCATGCTGATCACGACGTTCTTCTTCGGCGGCTACCACCTCCCCTTCGCCGGATACTGGCTGCCGGAAATGGGCGTTGTAGCAAAATCGATCCTTGATATTCATGTTTTTCTGATCAAGGTGGTGTTCTGGGCCTTTGTCTTTATCTGGGTACGATGGACGCTTCCCCGGTTTAAATTTAATCAGCTCATGCGTCTGGGCTGGACCAAGATGCTCCCGCTGGCGATTCTCAATTTTGCGGTCATAGCCATCATATTGTATTATATCGGGTGA
- a CDS encoding 2Fe-2S iron-sulfur cluster-binding protein, whose product MPEIFIDNIRYEYEKPGKVLQFMLDNGMDLPFFCYHPSLSVPANCRQCIVKAGMPIFDKDKGTFETDEDGNRKIRFFPKLMTACSLDMADGMVIHSHVTDDLVKQAQADNLEFILINHPLDCPICDQAGECPLQILTYKYGPEGSRFEHKKVHKPKAIQLGPRVILDAERCINCTRCVRFTDEISKSRQLTIISRGDKNYPMTADGETFDDPYSLNTVDICPVGALTSADFRFKARVWEMNQTPGIDMTNGKGCNTYLWTRDNLVLRITPRFNEAVNDHWMPDYARLDYKKYNENRVSRPHLKLDDRDQVKTSWNNAELTFGEELDKVKGSDILVIGSAHASVEDNFAFRSFFEQKGAESFVFLPHVEPGFGDDLLISDDHAPNSNGVRALGFQEEDEKSLAKRIESTKPKIIAILEDDLLGRTGLPGQLFGESYTIIWASNHSETTRSANLVIPVTCAAEHAASYVNVDGRIQRTVPAKETLYTNRRLNLEMSMARLDHYGTKFDNWVSDDNRVDCIPAWEFFSRIPSSQQAERWKTSREIMEAISTRIPVFEGVSYDRMDDENGIQLEIKKITEANTV is encoded by the coding sequence ATGCCAGAAATTTTTATTGACAACATCCGATATGAGTATGAAAAGCCGGGCAAGGTGCTTCAGTTCATGCTCGATAACGGGATGGACCTTCCCTTCTTCTGTTATCACCCGTCCCTGTCGGTACCGGCCAACTGCAGGCAGTGTATTGTTAAAGCCGGTATGCCGATTTTCGACAAGGACAAGGGAACCTTTGAAACCGATGAAGATGGAAACCGGAAAATCCGCTTTTTCCCGAAGCTGATGACCGCCTGCAGTCTGGATATGGCCGACGGTATGGTCATACATTCGCACGTAACCGACGATCTGGTCAAACAGGCTCAGGCTGATAACCTGGAATTCATTCTGATCAACCACCCGCTGGACTGTCCTATTTGTGACCAGGCCGGTGAGTGCCCGCTTCAGATCCTGACTTACAAATACGGTCCCGAAGGCAGCCGGTTTGAACACAAGAAAGTGCACAAGCCCAAGGCAATCCAGCTGGGGCCCAGGGTTATTCTCGATGCGGAGCGCTGCATCAACTGCACCCGATGTGTGCGCTTTACCGACGAAATCAGTAAATCACGGCAACTGACCATCATCTCCCGCGGTGACAAAAACTATCCGATGACCGCCGATGGAGAGACGTTTGATGATCCCTACTCCCTGAACACCGTGGATATTTGCCCGGTCGGAGCGCTTACCTCTGCAGACTTCCGGTTCAAGGCCCGTGTATGGGAGATGAACCAGACACCGGGTATCGATATGACCAACGGCAAGGGATGCAATACCTATCTCTGGACCCGTGACAATCTGGTTCTCCGTATCACACCCCGTTTCAACGAAGCGGTCAACGATCACTGGATGCCAGACTATGCCCGTTTGGATTATAAGAAATACAACGAAAACAGGGTCTCCAGGCCGCACCTCAAGCTGGATGACCGAGATCAGGTAAAGACCTCCTGGAATAATGCCGAACTTACCTTCGGCGAAGAACTTGACAAGGTGAAGGGCTCCGACATTCTGGTAATCGGCAGTGCCCATGCCTCCGTGGAAGACAATTTCGCTTTCAGAAGCTTTTTCGAACAAAAAGGGGCCGAAAGTTTTGTTTTCCTCCCCCATGTTGAACCCGGTTTCGGCGACGATCTGTTGATTTCGGATGATCATGCGCCCAACTCCAACGGGGTACGGGCACTCGGTTTTCAGGAAGAAGACGAAAAAAGTCTGGCCAAACGAATTGAATCCACAAAACCCAAAATCATCGCCATTCTGGAGGATGACCTCCTCGGCCGCACCGGACTTCCCGGGCAACTTTTTGGGGAAAGTTACACCATCATCTGGGCGTCCAACCACTCCGAGACCACCCGCAGTGCCAATCTGGTGATTCCGGTCACCTGTGCCGCCGAGCACGCCGCCTCTTACGTTAATGTCGATGGCCGTATACAGCGAACGGTGCCTGCCAAGGAGACGCTCTACACCAACCGGCGACTCAACCTGGAAATGTCCATGGCCAGGCTCGACCATTACGGCACCAAATTCGACAACTGGGTATCCGACGACAACAGAGTCGACTGTATTCCCGCCTGGGAGTTTTTCTCGCGGATCCCGTCCAGCCAACAGGCAGAACGCTGGAAAACCTCCAGAGAAATCATGGAAGCCATATCCACCCGAATCCCTGTTTTCGAGGGCGTATCTTACGACCGCATGGACGATGAAAACGGGATACAACTCGAAATCAAAAAAATCACCGAAGCTAACACGGTCTAA
- the nuoF gene encoding NADH-quinone oxidoreductase subunit NuoF, producing the protein MVNDWKSYQPVLLPAIKDLHEISVYEKNGGYKALNTVLKDSDTWSPGRVTDEVKAANIRGRGGAGFNAGLKWSFMPEPDGKPRYLACNGDESEPGTFKDRKLFEFNPHLFIEGAIIAAYAMHVDAIYVYIRGEYRPFVKMLQRAIDQAYEKGYLGKNIKGSDFSVEMYTHMGAGAYICGEESSLMESLEGKRGYPRVKPPFPAQRGLWGRPTTINNIETLANVPLVINNGAEWYKSFGPDSHPGPVLYGISGHVNRPGVYEYPAGMSVMTLINEVAGGVRGGKKLKALIPGGSSTPPLRADMLEGVTMDSDSLREVGSMMGTAGMVVLDEDTDMVDVIWRISHFYHHESCGQCTPCREGTGWLEKTLLKIRDGNGEMRDLDLLLAICNRMEGRTICALADAAAWPVRYSIERFRDEFEQKCKKTVYAMA; encoded by the coding sequence ATGGTCAACGACTGGAAATCATATCAACCTGTCCTCCTGCCCGCAATCAAAGACCTGCACGAAATATCCGTGTACGAAAAAAACGGGGGTTACAAGGCACTGAATACCGTACTGAAGGATTCCGATACATGGAGCCCCGGACGGGTTACCGATGAAGTCAAGGCGGCCAACATCCGCGGCAGAGGCGGAGCCGGTTTCAATGCGGGCCTGAAATGGTCTTTTATGCCGGAGCCTGACGGAAAACCGCGCTATCTTGCCTGCAACGGCGATGAATCGGAACCCGGTACGTTCAAAGACCGCAAGCTGTTCGAATTCAATCCCCATCTGTTTATTGAAGGTGCCATAATCGCCGCTTATGCGATGCACGTGGATGCCATTTATGTATACATCCGAGGTGAATATCGCCCGTTTGTGAAGATGCTTCAGCGGGCCATTGACCAGGCCTACGAAAAAGGATACCTGGGGAAAAATATCAAGGGCTCGGACTTCAGTGTGGAAATGTACACGCACATGGGGGCCGGGGCCTATATATGCGGAGAGGAATCGTCACTGATGGAATCGCTGGAAGGAAAGCGCGGCTACCCGAGGGTCAAACCGCCGTTCCCGGCTCAGCGTGGACTCTGGGGCCGTCCTACCACCATCAATAATATCGAAACGCTGGCCAATGTGCCGCTGGTCATTAATAACGGCGCCGAGTGGTACAAGAGCTTTGGTCCGGATTCGCACCCTGGACCTGTTTTATACGGTATATCCGGTCATGTAAATCGTCCCGGAGTTTACGAGTATCCCGCGGGTATGAGTGTTATGACGCTGATCAATGAAGTGGCCGGAGGTGTGCGCGGCGGCAAAAAACTCAAGGCGTTGATCCCGGGAGGTTCGTCAACCCCGCCGTTGCGTGCAGATATGCTTGAAGGGGTCACCATGGACTCCGACTCCCTTCGCGAAGTGGGTTCCATGATGGGAACCGCCGGAATGGTGGTTCTTGATGAGGATACCGATATGGTGGATGTGATCTGGCGGATTTCGCATTTCTACCACCATGAGTCATGCGGCCAGTGTACTCCCTGCCGCGAAGGCACCGGCTGGCTTGAGAAAACCCTGCTCAAAATTCGCGATGGCAACGGTGAAATGCGCGACCTCGACTTGCTGCTTGCCATTTGCAACCGCATGGAGGGGCGAACCATCTGTGCCCTTGCAGATGCCGCCGCATGGCCGGTCCGATATTCCATCGAGCGGTTCAGGGATGAATTCGAACAGAAGTGCAAGAAAACCGTTTATGCCATGGCCTGA
- a CDS encoding NAD(P)H-dependent oxidoreductase subunit E: MADTYTFDDKDLGEIRKLIAKYPEKQAAVLPVLWYAQDKFGHTDPDVQELVARTLDIPEAHIHGVVTFYTQFYEKPMGKHVLDVCTCLSCQVCGGYDMLHYLEEKLGIKAGETTADGKFSIQSVECLGACGYAPMLQVTNDKYVNHLTREKLDKLIEELNNDQQPRFESNKMPQHVNGSDK, from the coding sequence ATGGCAGATACTTATACATTCGATGATAAGGATCTTGGTGAGATCCGAAAATTAATCGCCAAATATCCGGAGAAGCAGGCAGCCGTACTGCCCGTTCTATGGTATGCCCAGGACAAGTTTGGCCATACCGATCCTGATGTTCAGGAGCTGGTGGCACGGACGCTGGACATCCCGGAAGCGCATATTCACGGGGTTGTGACCTTCTATACCCAATTCTACGAAAAACCCATGGGCAAGCACGTGCTGGATGTGTGTACCTGCCTGAGCTGCCAGGTTTGCGGCGGATATGACATGCTGCACTACCTTGAGGAAAAGCTGGGAATAAAAGCCGGTGAGACCACCGCCGACGGAAAGTTTTCCATCCAGTCGGTGGAGTGTCTCGGTGCCTGCGGGTATGCTCCCATGCTTCAGGTTACCAACGACAAGTACGTCAATCACCTGACCCGTGAAAAACTGGACAAACTGATCGAAGAGCTGAATAACGACCAGCAACCCCGGTTTGAATCCAACAAAATGCCTCAACACGTAAACGGATCCGATAAGTAA
- the nuoD gene encoding NADH dehydrogenase (quinone) subunit D — MDPITSKKRPTFFPEHQEAIYKSLEDKHATVEVDQSDPLSTRMTLNMGPQHPATHGVLRVLMELDGEAITKCRLDTGYLHRGIEKMAENKTYQEFMPYTDRMDYLSPYSNNVALCLAVERIANIESPEKANYIRMICNELARISSHLLWLGTMVMDAGAVSFFIWTFREREKIYDIFDEVAGHRFTVSHSRIGGVNNDLTPVAVEKIKKFVREFPDELKGWHKLLDRNRIFVDRNADVGAIGHEEAIAAGLTGPALRATGIAYDIRKFDPYLHYDQIDFEVPTRTEGDNLARYYCRMEEMSESIRIIEQCFKKMPTKGPIRVDDAKKSYPSKDEVYYSMEGLIHDFMMTDTGVCPPAGAEAYHAIEAPKGELGFYIQSDGTGHPWRLKINSPSFSNLQGLETILDGEMVADTVVIIGGMDPVMGDSDK, encoded by the coding sequence ATGGATCCAATTACTTCAAAAAAGAGGCCGACGTTTTTTCCGGAACACCAGGAAGCCATCTATAAAAGCCTCGAAGACAAACACGCGACGGTTGAAGTGGATCAATCCGATCCCCTCTCTACGCGAATGACCCTCAATATGGGTCCGCAGCACCCCGCCACACACGGGGTTCTCAGGGTTTTGATGGAACTGGACGGAGAGGCCATCACAAAGTGCCGCCTGGATACCGGGTATCTCCATCGCGGCATCGAAAAGATGGCAGAAAACAAAACCTACCAGGAATTCATGCCCTACACCGATCGCATGGATTACCTCTCCCCCTACAGCAACAATGTGGCGTTATGCCTGGCAGTAGAACGAATCGCGAATATCGAAAGCCCTGAGAAGGCAAATTATATTCGCATGATATGCAATGAATTGGCTCGCATCTCCTCACACCTTTTGTGGCTGGGAACCATGGTTATGGATGCGGGTGCGGTCTCTTTTTTCATCTGGACGTTCCGGGAGCGAGAAAAAATTTATGACATATTTGATGAAGTAGCCGGCCACCGGTTTACCGTATCGCATTCGCGCATCGGAGGGGTCAATAACGATTTGACTCCCGTTGCCGTTGAAAAGATCAAAAAATTCGTTCGTGAGTTCCCCGATGAATTGAAAGGCTGGCACAAACTGCTGGACCGCAACCGCATCTTCGTGGATCGGAATGCGGACGTCGGCGCTATCGGCCATGAAGAAGCCATTGCTGCCGGTTTAACCGGGCCCGCATTAAGGGCAACGGGAATTGCATATGACATCCGCAAATTCGATCCGTACCTGCATTACGATCAGATCGATTTTGAAGTACCCACACGCACCGAAGGAGATAACCTGGCCCGCTACTACTGCCGTATGGAAGAGATGTCGGAATCAATCCGCATCATTGAGCAGTGCTTTAAAAAAATGCCCACAAAGGGGCCGATCCGTGTCGATGACGCGAAAAAATCCTATCCGTCCAAAGACGAAGTGTATTACTCCATGGAAGGACTGATTCACGATTTCATGATGACCGACACCGGAGTGTGTCCGCCGGCCGGCGCAGAGGCGTATCACGCGATTGAGGCACCCAAGGGCGAACTGGGCTTTTACATTCAAAGCGACGGAACCGGACATCCCTGGCGGTTGAAAATCAATTCACCCTCATTCAGTAATCTACAGGGACTCGAAACCATACTCGACGGGGAAATGGTCGCCGACACGGTAGTTATTATCGGTGGCATGGATCCGGTTATGGGAGATTCAGACAAGTAA